The Sebastes umbrosus isolate fSebUmb1 chromosome 4, fSebUmb1.pri, whole genome shotgun sequence genome has a window encoding:
- the fads2 gene encoding acyl-CoA 6-desaturase, which translates to MGGGGQLTEPGEQVVGRAAGGGGGGVYTWEEVQSHCNRNDQWMVIDRKVYNITQWAKRHPGGIRVISHYAGEDATEAFAAFHPDLKFVQKFLKPLLIGELAATEPSQDRNKNATIIQDFHTLRGKVEREGLFRARPLFFCLHLGHILLLEALAWLIIWVWGTSWTLTFLCSVMLATAQLQAGWLQHDFGHLSVFEKSSWNHVLHKFTIGHLKGASANWWNHRHFQHHAKPNIFSKDPDVNMLHVFVVGDTQPVEYGIKKIKYMPYHHQHQYFFLVGPPLLIPVYFHIQIIRTMISRHDWVDLAWCLSYYLRYLCCSIPMYGLFGSVVLISFVRFLESHCFVWVTQMNHLPMDIDHDKHQDWLSMQLQATCNIKQSPFNDWFSGHLNFQIEHHLFPTMPRHNYHLVAPLVRALCEKHGIPYQVKTMWQGVADVFRSLKHSGDLWLDAYLHK; encoded by the exons ATGGGAGGTGGAGGCCAGCTGACGGAGCCAGGAGAGCAGGTCGTTGGGCGagctgctggtggaggtggaggtggtgtctACACCTGGGAGGAGGTGCAGAgccactgcaacaggaatgaCCAGTGGATGGTGATCGATCGAAAGGTTTACAACATCACACAGTGGGCCAAGAGGCACCCAGGAGGGATCCGGGTCATCAGCCACTATGCTGGAGAGGACGCCACG GAGGCATTCGCTGCTTTTCATCCCGACTTAAAGTTTGTGCAGAAGTTCCTGAAGCCGCTGCTGATCGGAGAGCTGGCAGCGACGGAGCCCAGCCAGGACCGAAACAAAAAC GCGACAATCATACAGGATTTCCACACTTTACGTGGAAAGGTGGAGAGGGAGGGTCTGTTTCGAGCTCGGCCTTTGTTCTTCTGCCTCCACCTGGGTCAcatcctgctgctggaggctcTCGCCTGGCTCATCATATGGGTCTGGGGAACGAGCTGGACTCTGACGTTTCTGTGCTCTGTCATGCTGGCAACCGCTCAG tTGCAGGCTGGATGGCTGCAGCACGACTTTGGCCACCTGTCTGTCTTTGAGAAGTCCAGCTGGAATCACGTGTTGCACAAGTTTACCATCGGTCATTTGAAG GGAGCGTCTGCCAACTGGTGGAATCACCGGCATTTCCAGCATCACGCTAAACCCAACATCTTCAGTAAGGACCCTGATGTCAACATGCTGCACGTCTTCGTAGTTGGAGACACTCAACCCGTGGAG TACGGCATAAAAAAGATCAAATACATGCCCTATCACCACCAACACCAGTACTTCTTCCTTG ttGGACCGCCGCTTCTCATTCCAGTTTACTTCCACATTCAGATAATACGCACCATGATCTCCCGCCACGACTGGGTG GACCTGGCCTGGTGTCTGTCTTACTACCTTCGCTACCTGTGCTGCTCTATACCCATGTATGGCCTGTTTGGCTCAGTGGTGCTCATCAGCTTCGTCAG GTTTCTGGAGAGTCACTGTTTTGTGTGGGTGACTCAGATGAATCATCTGCCGATGGACATCGACCACGATAAGCACCAGGACTGGCTGTCCATGCAG CTACAAGCCACCTGTAATATCAAGCAGTCCCCCTTCAACGACTGGTTCAGCGGACACCTCAACTTTCAAATCGAACACCA tttGTTTCCCACGATGCCCCGCCACAACTACCACCTGGTGGCGCCGCTGGTCCGTGCACTGTGTGAGAAACACGGGATTCCCTACCAGGTGAAAACAATGTGGCAAGGCGTCGCTGACGTTTTCAG GTCACTGAAACACTCAGGCGACCTCTGGCTCGACGCGTATCTCCATAAATGA